Proteins from a single region of Ziziphus jujuba cultivar Dongzao chromosome 1, ASM3175591v1:
- the LOC132800359 gene encoding chaperone protein dnaJ 15-like isoform X1, with amino-acid sequence MEYSQLGIHSILSSVSGKVLSCLLSWTFILSGIFRLLDFVLLQVDKQNAHFFGVTINEQQAECGIVVRVTSNAQSKFKLLYFEQDVNGGYGLALQVPYLLSYCVSNPFSIL; translated from the exons atggagtacagccaactagggatacattccattctgtcatcagttagtggaaaggtgctttcatgtttgttatcatggactttcattctttctggaattttccgtttgcttgattttgttttgttgcaggtggataagcaaaatgctcatttctttggtgttacgatcaacgagcaacaagccgagtgtggtattgtagtaagagttacttcaaatgcacaaagcaaatttaag ttactttatttcgagcaagatgtgaatggcggttatggtttggccctacaggtaccatatcttctttcctattgtgtctccaatccattttccattttatag
- the LOC132800359 gene encoding chaperone protein dnaJ 15-like isoform X2 has protein sequence MEYSQLGIHSILSSVSGKVDKQNAHFFGVTINEQQAECGIVVRVTSNAQSKFKLLYFEQDVNGGYGLALQVPYLLSYCVSNPFSIL, from the exons atggagtacagccaactagggatacattccattctgtcatcagttagtggaaag gtggataagcaaaatgctcatttctttggtgttacgatcaacgagcaacaagccgagtgtggtattgtagtaagagttacttcaaatgcacaaagcaaatttaag ttactttatttcgagcaagatgtgaatggcggttatggtttggccctacaggtaccatatcttctttcctattgtgtctccaatccattttccattttatag
- the LOC132803406 gene encoding putative ubiquitin-like-specific protease 1B — MGNKYVQNRELKNAECLTYMLHYLLRDGGYYGKNPDVSPTLDPFTMTMIKDAPRQDNGGDCGVYALKFIEYMSSEENPSFGPQDIMFFRKKYAVDLYFNKLSM; from the exons atgggaaataaatatgtccagaatagagagttgaagaatgcggaatgccttacgtatatgctgcattacctattgagggatgggggatattatgggaagaatccggacgtgtctcccactttagatccattcacgatgaccatgatcaaagatgcaccccgccaagataatgg gggtgattgtggcgtctacgctctgaaatttattgaatacatgagtagtgaggagaacccttcatttggtccgcaagacattatgttttttagaaaaaaatatgctgttgatttgtactttaataaactttcaatgtag